A single genomic interval of Lentimicrobium saccharophilum harbors:
- a CDS encoding diacylglycerol/lipid kinase family protein, translating to MHKDGEWFVIVNPNAGRRKGEKDWLEIARLMNEAGISFTNVFTEHPNHAVRLARKHIEAGFRKIIVVGGDGTLNEVVNGIYTQKRLPPAEITLAMIPVGTGNDWGRSFNIPLDYKGAIDVIARENTRLQDVGKVSYHSKDLQKQRHFINMAGLGFDAMVAKRTNKVKQEGKSGPFSYLISLFTSLISYKATYARVKVDGQELKAGVFTMSVAICRFNGGGMMQAPNAIPDDGLFDVTVITRVSRLLVIRSVKKLYDGSFLKLPQVKTFRGAKVEIESDQPMYLETDGESLGHTPMNFEVIPLGITVVAGN from the coding sequence ATGCACAAAGACGGTGAATGGTTTGTCATTGTCAATCCTAATGCCGGTCGGCGTAAAGGAGAGAAGGACTGGCTTGAAATAGCACGACTGATGAACGAGGCAGGCATCAGCTTTACCAATGTCTTCACCGAGCACCCCAACCACGCGGTAAGGCTTGCCCGCAAACATATCGAGGCCGGATTCAGAAAGATCATCGTGGTGGGTGGCGATGGCACCCTGAATGAGGTGGTGAACGGCATCTATACCCAAAAGCGTTTGCCGCCCGCCGAAATCACCCTGGCCATGATCCCGGTGGGAACCGGAAATGACTGGGGCCGGTCATTCAACATTCCCCTGGATTATAAAGGTGCCATTGATGTGATTGCACGCGAAAATACCAGACTCCAGGATGTGGGCAAAGTAAGCTATCACAGCAAGGACCTTCAGAAACAACGGCATTTTATCAACATGGCCGGGCTTGGATTCGATGCCATGGTAGCCAAACGCACCAACAAGGTGAAGCAGGAAGGCAAAAGCGGCCCCTTCTCATACCTGATCAGCCTCTTTACCAGCCTGATCAGTTACAAAGCGACTTATGCCAGGGTAAAGGTTGACGGACAGGAACTGAAAGCGGGCGTTTTCACCATGAGTGTCGCCATCTGCCGCTTTAACGGAGGAGGGATGATGCAGGCGCCGAATGCCATCCCCGACGACGGCCTCTTCGATGTAACCGTAATCACCCGCGTGAGCAGACTGCTGGTTATCCGCAGCGTGAAAAAGCTTTACGATGGCTCTTTTCTGAAACTTCCCCAGGTAAAGACATTCAGGGGAGCAAAGGTGGAAATAGAGTCGGATCAACCCATGTACCTCGAAACCGACGGCGAATCGCTCGGACATACACCTATGAATTTTGAAGTAATTCCGCTGGGGATTACTGTTGTGGCCGGGAACTAA
- the hemW gene encoding radical SAM family heme chaperone HemW, which produces MAGIYIHIPYCRQKCHYCNFFSVASTKFMPEVASAIAREAVLQHSYLNDATVSSVYFGGGTPSLLNSALLGGIMDAVTNNFSLSGDAEITLEANPDDVSRDSLKAWKELGINRLSMGVQSFRNEDLRYLNRIHTGSKALECIDLAQDNGFENLTIDLIYGFPVLSDEAWLGNLQQVINRKIPHLSAYALTVEPRTALDVMIRKGKIAPVEEGQAVRHFELLMEAMEKAGYLHYEISNFCKPDRYARHNTAYWKGEPYLGLGPSAHSFNGGSRQWNVSGIGEYLQAIESGKIPHDIEILEINQQFNEYVMTGLRTMWGCRESEIALRFGKDYLSHFVKGIVKYVASGHILKDHEVYILTNKGKLMADGIAADLFADDGL; this is translated from the coding sequence TTGGCAGGAATATATATCCATATCCCCTATTGCAGGCAAAAATGCCACTACTGCAACTTTTTCTCGGTCGCTTCCACGAAGTTTATGCCCGAAGTCGCTTCGGCTATTGCCCGCGAAGCTGTGCTCCAGCATTCGTATCTTAACGACGCAACAGTTTCATCAGTTTATTTCGGCGGCGGAACCCCTTCCCTGCTCAATTCTGCTCTCCTTGGCGGGATTATGGATGCCGTTACAAACAACTTTTCCCTTTCGGGGGATGCGGAAATCACCCTGGAAGCAAATCCAGACGATGTGAGCCGTGATAGTCTGAAAGCCTGGAAAGAGCTCGGCATCAACCGGCTGAGTATGGGCGTTCAGTCTTTCCGTAATGAAGATCTGCGCTATCTGAACCGCATCCACACAGGAAGCAAGGCCCTGGAATGCATTGACCTGGCGCAGGATAACGGATTTGAAAACCTCACCATTGACCTTATTTACGGATTCCCGGTGCTGAGCGACGAGGCCTGGCTCGGGAACCTTCAGCAGGTCATCAACAGAAAAATCCCGCACCTTTCGGCTTACGCGCTCACGGTAGAACCGCGCACAGCACTCGATGTGATGATCCGCAAGGGGAAAATTGCCCCGGTGGAGGAAGGTCAGGCGGTGCGGCATTTCGAACTGCTGATGGAAGCCATGGAAAAAGCCGGATACCTGCATTATGAAATCTCCAACTTTTGCAAACCTGACCGGTATGCCAGGCATAATACTGCCTACTGGAAAGGCGAACCCTACCTGGGACTGGGCCCGTCGGCGCACTCTTTCAATGGAGGATCAAGGCAATGGAATGTTTCAGGAATCGGAGAATACCTGCAGGCCATCGAAAGCGGAAAAATTCCGCATGACATTGAAATCCTTGAAATAAATCAGCAATTCAATGAATATGTAATGACCGGACTGCGAACCATGTGGGGCTGCCGGGAAAGCGAAATTGCACTTCGGTTCGGAAAAGATTACCTGAGTCATTTCGTGAAAGGCATCGTTAAATACGTTGCTTCAGGCCATATCCTGAAAGACCACGAAGTTTATATCCTGACCAATAAAGGGAAACTTATGGCCGACGGCATTGCGGCAGATCTGTTTGCGGACGACGGATTGTAA
- a CDS encoding endonuclease/exonuclease/phosphatase family protein yields the protein MTVKRTISAMLRVLAGILLALLILIAGFLAWQTIREFSPGEMVHLPVEGQAGIVPDTMTITTYNIGYCGLGAEMDFFYEGGKMARPGREQLSVYEDGVLKRLETFSGHDFMLLQEVDACARRSWYSNQLKMVTDHFSDFGNYFAMNYQAWVPLPVTNPMGKVRAGLLTLSKHTPSGAVRVAFKSGYSWPMRLFMLKRCYLVTRYNAGFGKELVLVNTHNSAFSDAAEIRKTELAQLRELMETEYTKGNFVLIGGDWNQNPVGFDTALLLPQYLPKLIEPPIPDDFLPEGWKFAYDPLHSTNRDVNIPYTAGKTRTTLIDFFVLSPNIDLLNVETTETGFTEADHQPVTIRIVLKSNDK from the coding sequence ATGACCGTGAAAAGAACAATTTCAGCCATGCTGCGCGTTTTAGCCGGCATCCTGCTTGCCTTGCTGATTCTGATTGCAGGTTTTCTTGCCTGGCAAACCATCCGGGAGTTCAGCCCCGGTGAAATGGTTCATCTTCCTGTGGAAGGGCAGGCGGGAATTGTTCCCGATACAATGACAATAACAACTTACAACATCGGCTATTGCGGTCTGGGCGCCGAAATGGACTTTTTTTATGAAGGCGGAAAGATGGCCCGGCCCGGCAGGGAACAATTATCGGTATATGAAGACGGCGTCCTGAAAAGGCTGGAGACCTTTTCAGGACATGACTTTATGTTGCTGCAGGAGGTGGATGCATGTGCCAGACGAAGCTGGTATTCGAATCAGTTGAAGATGGTCACGGATCATTTCAGCGATTTCGGAAATTACTTCGCCATGAACTATCAGGCCTGGGTGCCTTTACCGGTCACCAACCCTATGGGGAAGGTCAGGGCAGGACTTTTAACCCTGTCAAAGCATACACCCTCCGGTGCGGTTCGGGTTGCATTTAAATCAGGCTACTCATGGCCGATGAGACTGTTTATGCTGAAGCGTTGTTACCTGGTAACCAGGTATAATGCGGGATTCGGGAAAGAACTGGTACTGGTTAACACCCACAATTCGGCCTTCAGTGATGCAGCGGAGATTCGCAAAACCGAACTTGCCCAGCTCAGGGAACTGATGGAAACCGAATATACCAAAGGAAATTTTGTACTGATAGGGGGCGACTGGAACCAGAATCCGGTGGGATTCGACACAGCCCTGCTGCTGCCGCAATACCTGCCAAAACTGATCGAGCCTCCCATTCCTGATGATTTTCTGCCTGAAGGCTGGAAGTTTGCCTATGATCCCCTGCATAGCACCAACCGTGATGTAAACATCCCTTATACGGCAGGCAAAACCAGAACCACCCTGATTGATTTCTTTGTATTATCACCCAATATTGACTTGCTGAACGTTGAAACTACCGAAACCGGTTTTACCGAAGCCGACCACCAGCCGGTTACCATACGGATTGTGCTGAAAAGCAATGATAAATGA